The following coding sequences are from one Aethina tumida isolate Nest 87 chromosome 2, icAetTumi1.1, whole genome shotgun sequence window:
- the LOC126264506 gene encoding uncharacterized protein LOC126264506 has product MVEDFIQTQGANCGLKTSKYYECLRCQNYEYDGAEEDHEDFTDDTGESHDHPDYSKYYAVDNSAPLTAQGKSNPRIESFVSQSEFDSFFSPSPIAFGASVNQPTKSNVVSNVPQNAPVNPFDNQQQPKQTSNFQKDYFEDSQRQQAADEKVERDEDSPKYISHNLPPKLVFEDEAEKSDDEVEEIEPRNNQKKNYESEEEQSEDVESKYEEPVVHGKQVNYNTGKSSSSVSQYPSARGFYENVESPTTLSPYQKYSFQGTTKKPKYLGSLISTAAPFNPAYNKYASGTSAVPLYEAQSTEHAEKINGCKKLKKHVSHDDAMNCYVCEDPSNKSKYTQCSYSSEPKPLNYYQGKSERYSTPAVEGDGFRYKRYSDDKDDSDPYEYVKRRSQQLNNKKSNDEDDFSHLFQYDPSFDTESKSYSEQQSEEVKKNPENCKKVDKDGMTCTICKNSKTGGNFEQCSYTSEPKDQKYAYVTNKKYNSNDEQPEEEETKTVELKSKKSSDKNIKPASEFGKKLDRKVEPVEHYEGRIKSNTRPERNDRFSKRRGEETKDNLKDKNYRVSETKQVPNRRVSSDNSKESTSDDYSIPQHFIDNSRGQEAPENDDGYYTEDEKAETKEKQDDFIAFDDFHHKLFPESEESKKQEQQAEYTSANSKHDVEEVLAEFSKKDRSNCKKAEKKGMTCYLCVDKHNIQHEECMYVSEPQKSHKAYHEVQKLNKPNQADEEESESKQTITATQAPVIKKKKVFKKVTKQIPKLDEAASQIHGSYVKYNPKSQKSAESRDEQVGVETQRVYSKTLGLTLPKYMVEKSEYEREFDAASSFH; this is encoded by the exons ATGGTCGAGGATTTCATTCAGACGCAAGGGGCAAACTGTGGCCTGAAAACCAGTAAATACTACGAATGTCTGAG ATGTCAAAATTACGAGTATGATGGGGCGGAAGAAGATCATGAGGATTTTACTGATGATACCGGTGAAAGTCATGATCATCCAGATTACTCCAAATATTATGCAGTCGACAATTCTGCTCCTTTAACAGCACAGGGCAAAAGTAATCCCAGAATCGAAAGTTTCGTGTCCCAGAGCGAATTCGATAGTTTTTTTAGCCCGTCACCAATTG CTTTTGGTGCTTCTGTTAATCAGCCCACAAAATCCAATGTTGTCTCGAATGTTCCACAAAACGCTCCAGTAAACCCTTTCGACAATCAGCAACAACCAAAACAAACATCTAACTTCCAAAAAGATTATTTTGAGGATTCGCAACGGCAGCAAGCTGCTGATGAAAAAGTCGAACGTGATGAGGATTCCCCAAAATACATCTCTCACAACTTGCCCCCAAAACTAGTATTCGAAGATGAAGCTGAAAAGTCTGACGATGAAGTGGAAGAAATAGAGCCAAGAAATAACCAAAAGAAAAACTATGAATCCGAGGAAGAACAATCCGAAGACGTAGAATCCAAATACGAGGAACCCGTTGTCCATGGAAAACAAGTAAATTACAACACAGGAAAATCCAGCTCTTCAGTGTCCCAGTATCCATCAGCTAgaggattttatgaaaatgttgaATCTCCGACCACATTGTCaccttatcaaaaatatagtttCCAAGGCACGACCAAGAAGCCTAAATATTTAGGATCTTTAATCAGCACTGCAGCTCCGTTCAATCCTGCCTACAACAAGTATGCATCAGGAACCAGCGCTGTACCCCTATACGAAGCACAATCTACAGAACATGCCGAAAAGATCAATGGATGTAAGAAACTCAAGAAACACGTCTCCCATGATGATGCGATGAACTGTTATGTCTGTGAAGATCCtagtaataaatctaaatacaCACAGTGCTCATATTCTTCAGAACCCAAACCATTGAATTACTACCAAGGAAAATCAGAAAGATATTCTACACCTGCAGTTGAAGGAGATGGATTTAGATACAAAAGATACTCAGATGATAAAGACGATTCTGACCCCTATGAGTATGTAAAACGTCGATCTCAACAACTGAACAACAAGAAGTCGAACGACGAAGATGATTTCAGCCATTTGTTTCAGTACGATCCAAGTTTCGACACCGAATCAAAAAGTTACTCTGAGCAACAATCCGAAGAAGTCAAAAAAAATCCTGAGAATTGTAAAAAGGTTGATAAGGATGGTATGACGTGCACTATCTgcaaaaattctaaaactgGTGGTAACTTTGAACAATGTTCCTACACATCCGAACCAAAAGATCAAAAATATGCgtatgtaacaaataaaaaatataatagtaatgaCGAACAACCAGAAGAAGAAGAGACGAAAACTGTCGaattgaaatcaaaaaaatcatctgacaaaaatattaaacctgCATCTGAATTTGGTAAGAAATTAGACAGAAAAGTTGAGCCAGTCGAACATTATGAAGGTCGCATTAAGAGTAATACGAGGCCTGAAAGGAACGACCGTTTCTCTAAAAGAAGAGGAGAAGAGACAAAAGACAATTTGAAAGATAAAAACTATCGCGTATCTGAGACTAAACAAGTTCCTAACAGGAGAGTTTCATCAGACAACTCAAAGGAAAGTACCTCCGATGATTACAGTATACCTCAACACTTTATAGATAATTCTAGAGGCCAAGAAGCACCTGAGAATGATGATGGTTACTACACCGAAGATGAGAAAGCTGAAACTAAGGAAAAACAAGACGATTTTATTGCATTTGATGACTTTCACCATAAACTGTTCCCCGAAAGTGAAGAATCGAAAAAACAAGAGCAACAAGCCGAATACACCTCAGCTAACTCCAAACATGATGTAGAGGAGGTTTTGGctgaattttctaaaaaagataGATCTAACTGCAAAAAGGCGGAGAAAAAAGGCATGACCTGCTATTTGTGTGTGGATAAACATAATATTCAACACGAGGAATGCATGTACGTGTCTGAGCCACAAAAATCTCATAAAGCTTATCATGAGGTTCAAAAACTGAACAAACCTAATCAAGCTGATGAAGAAGAGTCCGAGTCAAAGCAAACCATAACTGCTACTCAGGCTCcagtaattaaaaagaagaagGTTTTTAAGAAAGTGACAAAACAAATTCCAAAACTGGACGAAGCAGCTTCTCAAATTCATGGATCTTATGTAAAGTACAATCCTAAATCTCAAAAAAGTGCCGAAAGTAGAGATGAGCAAGTAGGAGTTGAGACTCAAAGGGTATACAGCAAAACTTTGGGCTTGACTTTGCCTAAATATATGGTTGAGAAGTCTGAGTACGAAAGAGAATTTGATGCAGCTTCGAGTTTCCACTGA